In a genomic window of Scyliorhinus torazame isolate Kashiwa2021f chromosome 5, sScyTor2.1, whole genome shotgun sequence:
- the LOC140419704 gene encoding uncharacterized protein: MEGKSIVHSGEKPYTCCVCGRGFTRSSGPTSHKCSHTEEKPWKCADCGKGFTYPSQLEIHRRSHTGERPFTCSKCEKGFTQSSFLRRHQRVHTDERPFQCPGCENCYKSSGELMSHQRVHTDERPFRCSHCGTGFRQSSHLTVHQRIHTGERPFACSKCGKGFTQSSDLLSHQRVHTDERPFQCPHCRKCYKCSGDLICHQRVHTDEKPFRCSHCGTGFRQSSNLTVHQRVHTGERPYTCSKCGKGFTTSSNLQKHQRGHK, from the coding sequence atggaaggaaaaagcattgttcacagtggggagaaaccgtacacgtgttgtgtgtgtggacgaggattcactcgatcatcaggccccacaagccacaaatgcagtcacactgaggagaaaccgtggaaatgtgcggactgtggaaaaggattcacttacccatcccagctggaaattcatcgacgcagtcacactggggagagaccattcacctgctccaagtgtgagaaaggattcactcagtcatccttcctacggagacaccagcgagttcacacagatgagagaccgtttcaatgtccaggctgcgagaactgctataaaagttctggggaactgatgagccatcaacgtgttcacactgacgagagaccgtttaggtgctctcactgcgggactgggttcagacaatcatctcacctcactgtgcatcagcgaattcacactggggagaggccattcgcctgctccaagtgtgggaagggattcactcagtcatccgatctGCTGAGTCACCAACGAGTTcatactgatgagagaccgttccaatGTCCACACTGTAGGAAGTGCTATAAATGTTCTGGGGATCTGAtctgccatcaacgtgttcacactgatgagaaaccgttcaggtgctctcactgcgggactgggttcagacaatcatctaacctcactgtacatcagcgagttcacactggggagagaccatacacctgctccaaatgtgggaagggattcaccacttcatccaacctgcagaagcaccaacgaggccacaagtaa